A window of the Pedobacter frigiditerrae genome harbors these coding sequences:
- a CDS encoding DUF58 domain-containing protein, translating into MSKLLDPKILMAIKDLNLSAKTTIDGFMNGINKSTIKGPGLEFSQYRSYQPGDDLRTLDWKMFARSDRYYIRESEVETNIAVRFLVDASASMNHSDGDFTKIEYARYLTACLAYLANLQGDAIGLYIFKNAELFAMVAKQDYQHLARLFFQLEQINPAGTFTKPIHYKEIFAGTQKRELLVFVTDLYQEQDEIFTLLNTLNTLRHEIVVFHVLAKNEVELDFKGYSTFEDLETGKIIQIDQAKARKDYKEKLAIYLEETRIKMLDRRIYYRTVSTDEPLDQALRDFLKQRSKLRI; encoded by the coding sequence ATGAGTAAGCTACTCGACCCGAAAATATTAATGGCCATTAAAGACCTTAACTTGTCGGCAAAAACGACAATTGATGGGTTCATGAATGGCATTAATAAAAGTACCATCAAAGGGCCAGGGTTAGAGTTTAGCCAATATAGAAGTTATCAGCCTGGTGATGATTTGAGAACACTCGACTGGAAGATGTTTGCAAGATCAGATCGTTATTACATCAGGGAATCTGAAGTGGAAACAAATATTGCTGTTCGGTTTTTGGTTGATGCTAGTGCATCCATGAACCATAGTGATGGAGATTTTACCAAGATTGAATATGCCCGATACCTTACCGCTTGCCTAGCTTATTTAGCCAATTTACAGGGTGATGCCATTGGTTTATATATTTTTAAAAATGCCGAATTGTTTGCCATGGTGGCGAAGCAAGACTATCAGCATCTGGCTAGGTTGTTTTTTCAATTAGAGCAGATTAATCCGGCAGGTACATTTACAAAACCCATCCATTATAAAGAGATTTTTGCTGGAACGCAAAAGCGAGAGTTATTGGTTTTTGTAACAGATCTTTATCAGGAACAAGATGAGATTTTTACGCTATTAAACACCTTAAATACACTTAGGCATGAGATCGTAGTTTTTCATGTGTTAGCTAAAAATGAAGTTGAACTGGATTTTAAAGGGTATAGCACTTTTGAGGATTTAGAAACCGGGAAAATTATACAGATTGATCAAGCGAAGGCAAGAAAAGATTACAAGGAAAAGTTGGCTATATACCTTGAAGAGACGAGAATTAAAATGTTGGATAGGAGAATATACTATAGAACTGTATCTACTGATGAGCCTTTAGATCAAGCGTTGAGAGATTTTTTAAAACAAAGAAGCAAGCTAAGGATTTAG
- a CDS encoding PEGA domain-containing protein: protein MKHLLLFFLLAVGAHNAFAQKSYIQVTSEPGVAVYLNGEFKGNTTAELNGYIIQNISAGTHKIKVSKSGYLSFEENITVKAGEVFSYKVKPFTRNGVTISEEGNSAASETKVNIPTGKLSIQSVPIEIKITMPKVEGLKNIAKTKDVWSVNDISEGNYEIQFTFGGKTISKFINIVGNTTTTAFINMLDGDFTVKDPFAEIREKENNIAYFNELMRNYGLTRGLSLVDFFAKSPEAAKLANYYIGDGTYFIEPKVILKNKELTKGSRQVSIKKGKVFFYSHCVSTFEDFASARREVGVIAAKIARETNPKYAVKKEGDYYSIFEVAGTNGGLQMMLEIDVYEISKKRYEVRVSFNLINNS, encoded by the coding sequence ATGAAACACCTTCTCTTATTCTTTCTTCTAGCAGTTGGAGCACATAACGCATTTGCTCAGAAAAGTTATATCCAAGTGACCAGCGAACCAGGGGTTGCGGTTTACCTCAATGGAGAGTTTAAGGGTAATACGACTGCTGAATTAAATGGTTACATTATTCAGAATATTTCTGCAGGAACACATAAAATCAAAGTTTCAAAAAGTGGCTACCTTTCCTTTGAGGAAAATATCACGGTTAAAGCTGGTGAAGTATTTTCTTACAAAGTAAAACCTTTTACTCGCAATGGTGTAACCATTTCCGAAGAGGGTAATTCCGCTGCCAGTGAAACTAAAGTAAATATACCCACTGGAAAACTTTCCATACAATCTGTACCTATCGAAATTAAAATTACTATGCCAAAGGTTGAAGGATTAAAGAACATTGCCAAAACGAAGGATGTGTGGAGCGTAAATGATATCTCTGAAGGCAATTATGAAATACAGTTCACTTTTGGTGGCAAAACCATTAGCAAGTTTATCAATATCGTTGGCAATACTACGACAACTGCCTTTATTAATATGTTGGACGGTGATTTTACGGTTAAAGACCCATTTGCAGAAATAAGGGAAAAAGAAAATAACATAGCCTATTTTAATGAGTTAATGAGGAATTATGGTCTTACACGGGGATTAAGCCTGGTAGATTTTTTTGCCAAAAGTCCAGAAGCAGCAAAGCTAGCCAATTATTATATTGGTGATGGCACTTATTTTATAGAACCTAAGGTTATACTCAAAAATAAGGAGCTAACAAAAGGTTCACGTCAAGTTTCCATCAAAAAAGGAAAAGTCTTTTTTTATTCTCATTGCGTTTCGACCTTTGAAGACTTTGCCAGCGCTAGAAGAGAAGTTGGAGTGATAGCTGCCAAGATAGCAAGGGAAACCAACCCCAAATATGCAGTTAAAAAAGAAGGTGATTATTATAGCATTTTTGAGGTCGCAGGTACGAATGGGGGTCTACAGATGATGCTAGAGATTGATGTATATGAAATCTCTAAAAAGAGATATGAAGTGAGGGTTAGCTTCAATTTGATTAATAATTCGTAA
- a CDS encoding DUF4159 domain-containing protein, whose translation MQSAKFTFARLKYNSGDWDTDQRMPANLLNSLLEYTTIPLDEEEKIVELGSNELFKYPFCYLSGHKLVQFSKQEATNFKNYVHNGGFVFVDDCNHDIDGLFAKSFEAQMTNIFGAQALKKIPNNHAIYSSFFKFEKGPPTTSFELNGWGDDLVHDYLKAVTINNRIGVLYSNKDYGCEWDYDFKNKRFLAEDNTKFGVNIILYAMGVNGI comes from the coding sequence ATGCAGAGCGCTAAATTCACTTTCGCGAGACTAAAATATAATTCTGGAGATTGGGATACCGATCAACGGATGCCAGCTAACCTTTTAAACTCACTTTTAGAATACACCACTATTCCACTAGATGAGGAAGAAAAGATTGTAGAATTGGGCAGCAATGAATTATTTAAATACCCTTTTTGTTATCTAAGCGGACATAAATTAGTTCAGTTTAGCAAACAAGAAGCTACCAATTTTAAAAACTATGTACATAATGGTGGGTTCGTTTTTGTTGACGATTGCAACCACGATATAGATGGCTTATTTGCCAAATCTTTTGAAGCGCAGATGACCAACATTTTCGGTGCACAAGCCTTAAAGAAAATCCCTAACAACCACGCTATTTATAGTTCATTTTTTAAGTTTGAAAAAGGCCCACCCACCACCTCTTTTGAATTAAATGGTTGGGGAGATGATTTAGTACACGATTATTTAAAAGCCGTAACCATTAACAACAGGATTGGCGTTTTATACAGCAATAAAGATTATGGCTGCGAATGGGATTACGACTTTAAGAATAAACGCTTTTTGGCGGAAGATAATACTAAATTTGGGGTAAATATAATCTTATATGCAATGGGTGTTAATGGGATTTAA
- a CDS encoding site-specific integrase, with protein sequence MFSEPKIVLTNDLSQRGYVTFHFNGVRYREYNGKKFNLDLNPNHFKTYNDRLRLFKKLSLEISKALDKGWSPHKKEERVEVKTIQTIDVALKSILQIKLNSDLSYGYKNDLKKIVEQFCNFLPKTELIKPIDKIDPLYIETFLNQFSSTATYYMNKRRALNVFFSEFKRTKLIIDNPVQDSLKKKPKAVLHKIYSKDQLNEVLGYLKVNYPNLHLCCLLAYGCFLRPHQEARLICYKHINEDCTKITLSGSENKSKRIRVVNIPHYVREELIIRLKASQNINHNILSNSKNAYNLSYLNTQWSRAKKKMTDLGILQKDQTIYSFRHTAAVNVYNKTKDLHILQQLLQHSNMIVTLNYLRGLGEINDERLKEVMPEL encoded by the coding sequence ATGTTTTCAGAACCAAAGATTGTTCTCACAAATGACTTAAGCCAAAGAGGCTATGTAACCTTCCATTTCAATGGGGTAAGATATCGAGAGTACAATGGTAAGAAGTTCAACCTAGACCTTAACCCAAACCATTTTAAAACCTATAATGATAGGTTAAGGCTTTTTAAAAAATTATCTTTAGAAATTTCTAAGGCACTAGATAAGGGATGGAGCCCTCATAAAAAAGAAGAGAGAGTCGAGGTAAAAACAATCCAAACTATCGATGTTGCTTTGAAATCTATTCTTCAAATTAAACTTAATTCAGATTTAAGTTATGGCTATAAAAACGACCTTAAAAAAATCGTTGAGCAATTTTGTAATTTTCTTCCCAAAACTGAATTGATAAAACCAATTGATAAAATTGACCCTTTATATATTGAAACCTTTTTAAATCAATTTAGCAGTACAGCCACCTATTATATGAATAAAAGACGAGCACTTAATGTGTTCTTTTCTGAATTCAAAAGGACTAAGTTAATAATTGATAATCCTGTTCAAGATTCATTGAAAAAAAAGCCGAAAGCTGTTTTGCATAAAATTTATTCAAAAGACCAGTTAAATGAGGTACTTGGTTATTTAAAAGTTAATTATCCCAACCTACATTTGTGTTGTTTATTAGCTTATGGATGTTTTTTACGACCACATCAAGAAGCCAGATTGATTTGTTATAAGCATATAAACGAAGATTGCACCAAGATTACTCTTTCTGGCAGTGAGAATAAGAGCAAACGAATTAGAGTGGTAAACATTCCACATTATGTGCGTGAAGAATTAATTATAAGATTAAAAGCTAGTCAGAACATTAACCATAATATTTTAAGTAACTCAAAAAATGCATATAATTTAAGTTATCTAAATACTCAATGGTCAAGAGCAAAAAAGAAAATGACAGATTTAGGTATTTTACAAAAGGACCAAACCATTTATTCATTTAGACATACTGCGGCTGTAAATGTTTACAATAAGACAAAAGACCTGCACATCCTACAACAGTTACTACAGCATAGCAATATGATTGTAACGCTAAACTATTTAAGAGGCTTAGGGGAAATCAATGACGAAAGGCTAAAAGAAGTTATGCCTGAATTGTAA
- a CDS encoding caspase family protein: MLPIGHAETVVGLDQSPNGLYLLSFAEDNTLMLWDKNTGQAIRKLHLQSGNIAAAKFIDNQTYGLLYDNGLFTKHNLTNGNKIYEFQHKNIINDFVVNGNELMFFYKKVFLGLAALMSGTKVNANEIVIAKVADGKVIKIIEGRYFILLDKASHRFITTNLKNEVVYYDDKTFNATKNIKINAEIKELRYYGNFGIAQTDDALISFNENGAVKNIFKSQSGTPLCFDADPLKNLAFVGDMKKLIVVNLVDGSKKQSMELQAIIEAIQFHSVSPSQVYLSLENGKVLCTNYEKPEGLVFKMHDPFSSPQFMSKGKELFSFNAGNKIVNWKLNPFRPYTEYTGKTVGVTHVAVDTLTGKIVSKSGSNKIWTRNAMDFKTIAHYEGKGVVLDVSPLYLDSICLLTYANNKTVIFNYKTNKAIDSVQIAIDSLPTNYTNAGANNNAILLNDDIIVQCIAEKGTVLFWNKDKKLMYNSFVPGVTAVIASPNESYILLKGTNASLYSFEDNGDLKPMFEEQIPMQKVVFSINENKILFTETNQYGRVKVLDIKKRSITQVLVTPADILALSPANKKNLVAIATLDSIRIINLNSNKIEKRFANKLGIPNAISWKNDHILSLAGDDGRITFYDLSKNVPLYAYLTFNDEEQLVLTPNNYYAGDKKKTRLISFVDGLSVIPFEQYDIRFNRPDLVLKTLGSKDTAMINSYKRAYEKRLRKLNIDTAQFKLGFNVPKADIKNRNQIEFSQQASELRLNFTAKDATYLLDRFNVWINECPIFGMKGVSLKEKKTKQLDTTIVINLADGDNKIEMSVINSNGAESYRLPLYVKHEPIKANTSKMHFIGIGINKFADANYNLNWSVKDIRDLANKFKAKYGDDCIIDTLFDEKVTLLNVKALKNKLLQTSVNDKVIVAYSGHGLLSKQFDYYLSTYAVNFDRPEQNGLPYESLENLLDGIPARKKLMLIDACHSGEVDKDEMQHYEAVAKNLKNVKGPKVINLKKGKVGMKNSFELMQQLFVDINRSTGATVISAAAGTQFALETNELKNGVFTYSILNLMNIKTHTTVSELKKEVNKQVPLLTQGLQVPTARSENEAVDWGVW, encoded by the coding sequence ATGCTTCCTATAGGACATGCAGAAACCGTAGTTGGACTAGACCAAAGCCCGAATGGCCTATACCTGCTCTCTTTTGCGGAAGACAACACACTTATGTTATGGGACAAAAACACTGGACAGGCAATCAGAAAGTTACATTTACAAAGCGGAAATATAGCTGCAGCTAAATTTATAGACAATCAGACCTATGGTTTACTATATGACAATGGTTTATTCACCAAGCATAACCTAACCAATGGAAATAAGATTTACGAGTTTCAACATAAAAATATAATCAATGATTTTGTTGTTAACGGGAATGAGCTGATGTTTTTTTACAAAAAAGTCTTCTTGGGCTTGGCGGCACTTATGTCTGGTACAAAGGTTAATGCTAACGAAATTGTTATAGCTAAGGTTGCTGATGGGAAAGTGATAAAAATAATAGAAGGAAGATATTTTATTTTGTTAGACAAGGCAAGCCATCGCTTCATCACTACCAACTTAAAAAATGAAGTAGTCTATTATGATGATAAGACTTTCAATGCTACTAAGAACATAAAAATCAATGCGGAAATAAAAGAGTTAAGGTATTACGGCAATTTTGGAATAGCACAAACAGACGATGCTTTAATTAGTTTCAATGAGAATGGAGCAGTTAAAAATATTTTTAAAAGTCAGTCGGGAACGCCACTTTGCTTTGATGCCGACCCTTTAAAAAACCTTGCTTTTGTTGGTGACATGAAAAAGTTGATCGTTGTTAATTTAGTTGATGGCAGCAAAAAACAATCAATGGAGCTACAAGCTATTATTGAGGCCATACAGTTCCATAGTGTTTCACCCTCGCAAGTCTACCTTTCTCTCGAAAATGGAAAGGTATTATGTACAAATTATGAAAAGCCAGAAGGACTGGTTTTTAAGATGCATGATCCTTTCTCAAGCCCACAGTTCATGAGCAAGGGAAAAGAACTGTTCAGCTTTAATGCTGGAAATAAAATTGTTAACTGGAAACTTAATCCTTTTAGGCCTTATACAGAGTACACGGGCAAAACGGTTGGTGTAACCCACGTTGCTGTAGACACCCTAACTGGAAAAATTGTAAGCAAATCTGGTAGCAATAAAATATGGACTAGGAATGCTATGGATTTTAAAACTATAGCACATTATGAGGGTAAGGGTGTTGTTTTAGATGTTTCTCCCCTTTATCTTGATTCGATCTGCCTTCTTACCTATGCCAACAATAAAACAGTAATCTTTAATTACAAAACCAATAAGGCAATTGATAGTGTTCAAATTGCAATTGACTCTTTACCTACCAACTACACCAATGCTGGTGCAAATAACAATGCCATTCTGTTAAACGATGATATTATTGTACAATGTATTGCCGAAAAAGGAACTGTATTATTTTGGAACAAGGATAAAAAACTCATGTACAATTCTTTTGTACCTGGTGTTACAGCAGTAATTGCCAGTCCAAATGAATCTTACATTTTACTTAAAGGTACCAACGCTTCTCTTTACTCTTTTGAAGACAATGGAGACCTTAAACCAATGTTTGAAGAGCAAATACCTATGCAAAAAGTAGTATTTAGCATTAATGAAAATAAGATTCTATTTACCGAAACCAACCAATATGGCCGAGTAAAGGTATTAGATATCAAAAAACGAAGCATTACTCAAGTTTTGGTTACACCTGCAGATATCTTAGCCTTAAGCCCAGCCAACAAAAAGAACCTAGTAGCTATTGCCACCCTAGACAGCATCAGGATCATTAACCTGAATAGCAATAAAATTGAAAAGCGTTTTGCTAACAAACTGGGCATACCAAATGCAATTTCTTGGAAAAACGACCATATTTTGTCTCTTGCTGGCGACGATGGTAGGATTACCTTTTACGACTTGTCTAAGAACGTTCCTTTATATGCTTACCTCACCTTCAATGATGAAGAACAGTTGGTGCTAACCCCGAATAATTATTATGCCGGCGATAAAAAGAAAACCAGGTTAATCAGTTTTGTTGATGGATTATCTGTAATCCCATTTGAACAATACGACATTAGGTTTAATAGACCAGACCTTGTTTTAAAAACACTAGGTTCTAAAGATACAGCGATGATCAATTCGTACAAACGTGCCTATGAAAAAAGACTAAGGAAATTAAACATAGATACCGCACAATTTAAACTGGGTTTTAATGTACCAAAGGCCGACATTAAGAACAGGAACCAGATTGAGTTCAGTCAGCAAGCAAGCGAATTAAGGTTAAATTTTACGGCTAAAGACGCAACTTATCTTTTAGATCGTTTTAATGTTTGGATTAACGAATGTCCAATTTTTGGGATGAAGGGCGTAAGCCTAAAAGAAAAAAAGACCAAGCAATTAGACACCACAATTGTGATAAATTTAGCAGATGGAGACAATAAGATTGAAATGTCTGTAATTAACAGCAATGGCGCTGAGAGTTACCGATTACCACTCTATGTAAAACACGAGCCCATTAAGGCCAATACGAGTAAGATGCACTTTATTGGCATAGGTATCAACAAATTTGCCGATGCCAATTACAACCTAAACTGGAGTGTAAAAGACATTCGTGATCTCGCCAACAAGTTTAAGGCTAAATATGGAGACGATTGCATTATAGATACCTTGTTTGACGAAAAAGTAACATTATTAAATGTGAAGGCCTTAAAAAATAAACTACTTCAAACCTCTGTAAACGACAAGGTTATTGTAGCCTACTCTGGCCATGGCTTGCTCAGTAAACAATTTGATTATTACCTTTCTACCTATGCCGTTAATTTTGATCGTCCAGAGCAAAATGGACTTCCTTATGAATCGCTAGAAAATTTGCTAGACGGCATTCCTGCCCGTAAAAAGCTCATGCTGATTGATGCCTGCCATAGTGGAGAGGTAGATAAAGATGAGATGCAACACTATGAAGCTGTGGCAAAAAACCTAAAAAATGTGAAAGGTCCAAAAGTAATTAACCTAAAAAAGGGGAAAGTGGGCATGAAGAATAGCTTTGAGCTCATGCAACAATTATTTGTAGATATTAATCGCAGCACAGGTGCCACCGTAATTTCTGCGGCTGCAGGCACACAGTTTGCATTAGAAACAAACGAATTAAAAAATGGAGTGTTTACTTATAGTATTCTCAATTTAATGAATATTAAAACACATACTACAGTAAGTGAACTAAAAAAAGAAGTAAATAAACAAGTTCCACTACTTACACAAGGACTACAAGTACCAACTGCTAGAAGCGAAAATGAAGCAGTCGACTGGGGAGTTTGGTGA
- a CDS encoding ferritin, producing MKDIIRVKCLLSLDVETLLNQQIKKEAHSSAIYLSMASWCNRNGYDFSADYFFKQAEEERQHQLKIYKYVLDMGGTSISPDITNIKLEYNSFREVFEDALDQEISVTQSLKNIAARCQKEQDFITLEFLNWFFREQREEEYKARRALELFEVIGEEGTGRWQIDKHVGQIVYSSEA from the coding sequence ATGAAAGATATCATTCGTGTAAAGTGTTTACTATCATTAGATGTAGAAACACTACTTAACCAGCAGATCAAAAAAGAAGCACATTCATCAGCCATTTACCTTTCTATGGCTTCTTGGTGCAATAGAAATGGATATGATTTCTCTGCAGATTATTTCTTTAAGCAGGCAGAAGAGGAAAGACAACACCAGCTTAAGATATATAAATACGTTTTAGACATGGGAGGAACTTCAATTTCTCCAGATATTACCAACATCAAATTAGAATATAATTCATTTAGAGAAGTGTTTGAAGATGCACTAGATCAAGAAATCAGTGTAACGCAATCATTAAAAAACATAGCCGCTCGTTGCCAAAAAGAACAAGATTTTATAACGCTTGAATTCTTAAACTGGTTCTTTAGAGAGCAAAGAGAAGAAGAATACAAAGCTCGTAGAGCACTAGAATTGTTCGAAGTAATTGGCGAAGAAGGTACTGGCAGATGGCAGATCGACAAACATGTTGGTCAGATTGTTTATTCTAGCGAAGCTTAG
- a CDS encoding MoxR family ATPase, producing MNNSESNVKALISKISLLKGEIQKVIVGQDQIIEEMLIALMAGGHCLLEGVPGLAKTLMVRTLSQALDLSFRRIQFTPDLMPTDIVGTEILEEDHATGKRFFKFNKGPLFANIVLADEVNRTPPKTQSALLEAMQEFEVTYGGQTYPLDRPFFILATQNPIEQAGTYPLPEAQLDRFLLYIKIGYPTAVEEAQILSSTTGSKKAVVNPIIGAEDIKQLQSLTREVSISDDLISYVSEFIRSTRPDTTTVSFVKEWVRWGAGPRAGQALILTAKARALFHGRYAVIMEDLQTMAFPVLRHRVLMNFKAEAENVSSDQVTAELVKAVARPKTDI from the coding sequence TTGAATAATTCAGAAAGCAATGTAAAAGCTTTAATTAGCAAAATATCACTCCTAAAAGGCGAAATCCAGAAGGTAATTGTAGGCCAAGATCAAATTATTGAAGAAATGTTGATTGCCTTAATGGCTGGTGGACATTGTCTTTTGGAAGGTGTGCCTGGGCTGGCAAAAACCTTAATGGTAAGAACATTGTCTCAGGCCTTAGATTTGTCGTTCAGGAGAATTCAATTTACGCCAGATTTAATGCCGACAGATATTGTGGGTACAGAAATTTTAGAAGAAGATCACGCTACTGGGAAACGGTTTTTTAAATTCAATAAAGGACCATTATTTGCAAATATTGTATTGGCAGATGAGGTGAACAGAACGCCACCTAAAACACAGTCGGCTCTTTTGGAGGCCATGCAAGAATTTGAAGTTACTTATGGCGGACAAACTTATCCCTTAGACCGTCCTTTTTTTATATTGGCAACCCAAAACCCTATCGAGCAAGCTGGTACTTACCCATTACCAGAAGCTCAATTAGATCGTTTCTTGTTATACATTAAAATAGGTTATCCAACAGCTGTTGAAGAGGCGCAAATTTTAAGCAGTACAACAGGTTCCAAAAAGGCAGTTGTTAATCCAATTATTGGCGCAGAAGATATTAAGCAATTACAGTCTTTAACCCGTGAAGTAAGCATTAGCGATGATTTGATCAGCTATGTAAGCGAATTTATTCGTTCAACGCGACCAGATACAACTACAGTTTCTTTTGTAAAAGAATGGGTAAGGTGGGGAGCTGGACCAAGAGCCGGACAAGCCTTGATTTTAACTGCAAAAGCAAGAGCGCTGTTCCATGGCAGATACGCTGTAATTATGGAAGATTTGCAAACGATGGCCTTTCCAGTTTTGCGCCACAGGGTTTTAATGAACTTTAAAGCAGAGGCTGAAAATGTTTCTTCAGATCAGGTTACAGCTGAATTGGTAAAAGCTGTTGCTCGTCCAAAAACTGATATTTAA
- a CDS encoding DUF4760 domain-containing protein: MNFLLEIHNVYFPQEKEATSIFEYISLAIQVLGFIAVIFTLLYASKQIKISKNIHEDTLSWNKKIATEEELSRKTSGEIRDRLLTIFEKYSEIGIVSIPLEIIEKEIAKDKKVKQDIHDYLNRFERIARGINFGIYNEEIIIDSSRYMINKVYVNYENYIQKRRNEVNPRAWCCFEELVNRNKLPRILVSK, from the coding sequence ATGAATTTTCTATTAGAAATACACAACGTTTATTTTCCACAAGAAAAAGAAGCAACGTCAATTTTTGAATATATTAGTTTAGCAATTCAAGTTCTAGGGTTTATTGCTGTTATTTTTACTCTTTTATATGCTAGTAAACAGATTAAAATCAGTAAAAACATTCATGAGGATACGTTAAGTTGGAATAAAAAAATCGCGACTGAAGAAGAACTTTCAAGAAAAACTTCTGGAGAAATACGAGACAGATTATTGACAATATTTGAAAAATATTCTGAAATAGGCATTGTGTCTATTCCGTTGGAGATTATAGAGAAAGAGATAGCAAAAGATAAGAAAGTTAAACAAGACATCCACGACTATCTAAATAGATTCGAGCGAATAGCACGAGGCATTAATTTTGGTATATATAACGAGGAAATTATTATTGACTCATCTAGGTACATGATAAATAAAGTATATGTTAACTATGAAAATTATATTCAAAAGAGAAGAAATGAAGTTAACCCTCGCGCTTGGTGCTGTTTTGAAGAACTGGTCAATCGAAATAAACTTCCAAGAATTTTAGTCTCTAAATAA
- a CDS encoding JAB domain-containing protein, protein MENNLLHVAEVEVSYKQNYKISERPKITQSFDAYELFLNNWNKGRISYLEEFKVMLLNRANRVLGIVDISLGGLNGTVVDPRIIFAIALKANADSLILCHNHPSGNLKASSADIRITQQLKDGGLILGIKVNDHLIISKEGYYSFGDDGMM, encoded by the coding sequence ATGGAAAATAATCTATTGCACGTAGCAGAAGTTGAAGTAAGCTATAAACAGAATTACAAGATTAGTGAAAGACCTAAAATAACACAGTCTTTTGATGCTTATGAATTGTTTCTTAACAATTGGAACAAGGGAAGAATAAGCTATTTAGAAGAGTTTAAAGTAATGTTGTTGAACAGGGCAAATAGAGTGCTAGGGATTGTAGATATTTCTTTAGGAGGGCTAAATGGCACTGTAGTTGACCCAAGAATTATCTTTGCAATAGCATTGAAAGCAAATGCAGATTCACTTATACTTTGCCATAACCATCCTAGTGGAAATCTAAAAGCTAGTTCGGCAGATATAAGAATAACACAACAACTTAAAGATGGTGGGCTAATACTAGGAATTAAAGTTAATGACCATTTAATTATAAGTAAGGAAGGATATTACAGTTTTGGAGATGATGGAATGATGTGA